The genome window GCGACTCTGCTGTCGTATTGATATAATGATTATCAAAAGTGGATTTTTGCGTATTTGTTAATTCCATTTAACTATTTATCAGAATAACGTAAGTAAAATGCTGAAATGATTGGTTGTTTGCACTTCTTCGACACTGTCATTCGATTGCAACGCATTTTGCATGGCTAATGCAACAAATCCAGTAATGGTGCCAGTTTTTTGTTATGTTTTTGTTAGGCAGATGCTGACAAAGCCCACcaagatttttgttttttttagaaaacacGACAATAATAGCGCTATCATGACGAGCAAAAAACGTCTCTCTTTCTATTTTGGACATCCGGTATCGATCGTATTAGATAATGACACTATCGCCTTCCAAAAGGTCAAAGAtgcaattaaaacaaaaaacaacacaTTACAAAACGAACCTGTACCgacaattttgcaaaatcatttgtttttgttgattaaTTCAGATAATAATTTGCTCCAAATAAAGAGTGGATGGTACAATTTGTTgaccaattttgaaaaacagtaCAAAGTTCTTTATTGCGTTATTATCACGTCATCGATAATTATCATAATCATACGATGCTTTTGTGAATCAAAAGGCTaatgacagttcatagtctaCGAGTTACACAAAACATTGCGTAAATAATAACTGGCGGAAAATTACTTTTGCATATCATTATCACTTTGTTATgtgaaattgttttatttatttttgtaacctCTACGCATATAGAAATATATACACGGTGGCTCATTCAAGTATGTACGGAAGAGatatttaacaaacaaaagaaCATCAGTTTGAAAACTGACAGACTGACAGACTACGGTTGAATAACAACAAAGACATGCAGAATGAAAGTAAtggtaatttttataaataaaaatctaagaCCACTGATCGTTGATGTATTTCTTTTATTAGGGATAAACTCTTCCTATCGCATTTGTTGTTCGTGctgcatttttttctttgcaaatAAGTGATTAATGTAACGAACTGTGATTGGAGTTTTGTCGCTGACTTGATTACCGTGTGAAGTTCAGCTGTTTATCGATAGCATTGTTGTTTGGCAGGTCGCAATGAAAGCGCGACCACTCCATTCATTATGCAACTCGTTAAAAATCGCACTTCCGCTAGAACATTTTAGCTAGAACTAGCCGGTGCACTAGGCCAATCGTACAAGATCGGTAAAGCAAGCAAGCACAAGACCTCCCCACAGCCACGCCGCTGGCGTGCGGGTCCAATTTTGTCATTAACCGGTCGCTCCTTTTAATACGTAACAATTTCGTTCGCTGTTTGTTTATTATTCACACATTCATACGGCATAGCAGTAACGGGGCATAAAGTCGACCGCTCTTTGCGAAGCGAATAACACAGAACCAGTCGTTGCGCCACGGCGGGCCCCATTGGTCGATCGGCTGGACCCAACTCGGACTTTCATTGTTTTTTCGCTACGATTTCTTATCTGTGTAGTGCGTTCGAGTGTACTGGTACATTGTGCCACGCTAACGGAGTGCTTAGTGCTGTTAACACACGCGACAATGTACGGCAAAAGCGCGAGCAAACGCAACAAGAAGAGGAAACTGTGGAAGACGAAACGTAGGTCTTTGGTTGTTTGGATCGAGCGCGACGTGCGTCCGTGCTTCCGAAAAACGTCACGTCTAGGCTAACCGCGACAGGTTTTCAAAACGTTTTGTCATCATGACAGTTCGCAGTTGTTAACCGTCAATCCGGAAATTCCTCGTGTTCtttggtaaattatttcttcgGGTTGTGTACTTCACCGGTGTAGTTTGTAATCGCACTGTGATCAGTTGCGTGTCATGATCAAGGTCATTGTCGACTGGCGTTTTTATTTATGGCTTTGTTGCAGAGTTGAAGATGTTGGGTGAGTACGAGGACGAGTCGTCCTCTTCGGGGGGCGAGATCACGCCCACGCGCAAATCCGCCTCCGTGGGGACGGTCCAGAGCGGTGCCCAACAAAACCTCTCGATCCTCTCGTCGCTGCGGAGCGTCCTGATCGTCATCAGTTCGGCGCTGATTTGCTTCGCCGCCGCCAGAAACTCCATAACTTGGTAGGAGTCGCGCCAAGTCCGGAAGCGATCATTCTTTGTGTTTTGTTGAAGGCACTGTCAGAGATTCTGGGGGGCGTCGGGCGACTTCTGGCAGGCCCAGTGGGACAAATTTTTGGATACCGTGGGCGAGGACCCCTTCAACCTGTGGGTCTACGGAACAACGGTCTTGAGTCTGGGGGTGTATTGGCTCTTCGGAGGAATCTACACTCTTCTGGACGTGACGAACAAGCCTGCAGCCTTGCGCCGTTACAAGATCCAACCCGGAACGAACGAGCCCGTCGACAATAAGAAACTTTTCAATGTGAGCTGTTGCGCTCGCTTCCGGCGAAACCGACCTCACCGACTGTTTCAGGTGTTGTGGTGCGTGTTCTTCAACCAAATCATTGTCGGCCTTCCCTCCACTTTCATCATGTACTGGGCCATGTCCTGGAGGGGTTTCCCTGCGCTGCGCGAGCTCCCCACCTTCCACTGGGTCTTGTACGAATTGGCCGTGCACATCCTCGTCGAAGAGGCCGCTTTCTACTACTCCCACAGGCAAGTCTTCCGCGCACAATCCGACACTTTTTAATCAGACTCGTTCAGACTCCTCCACAATCGCCACCTCTACAAGATCATCCACAAGCAGCACCACGAATGGACCGCCCCCATCGCCGTCACCGCAATCTACTGCCACCCGATCGAGCATCTCTTCTCCAACCTTCTGCCCCCCTTCTTGGGGGTGTTCATTATGGGGTCCCACGTCGCCACGGCCTGGCTCTGGTTCACTTTGGCGCTGTTGTCGACCTTGAACGCGCACTCCGGTTACCATCTCCCCTTCTTCCCGTCGCCCGAAGCCCACGACTTTCACCATCTCAAGTGCGAAAACTCCAAACCGCCGAAGACACAGACTCACTTCTTTTTTTTCGCAGATTTAACAACTGTTTTGGGGTGTTGGGAGTTCTGGATCGCCTCCACGGAACCGACACCAACTTCCGGTCGTCCCGCGCCTATCCGCGCCACATCATGATGCTAAGCTTCATCCCTCCCAGGGAGGCGTTCCCCGAACCGAATCCTTGCAAACACAAATTGGGGAAACAGTAACGGGGGTATTGTCACATTCTAAGTTCttttaagtttattattaAACGAACGATATTTTAACTCATGCACATATAATGTAATAATGTTAAAGTGACTATTGTTAGCTGTAGATGCGACACATCCTGAATGTGACCAGGATTcatgaaaaatattgtaattgTTATTCTCTCTAGGGACGATTTTTTTGGCTACTTGCAGGCAGGATTTATCGGGAAAAATTCCCTCCAAAGGCAAAGTTACGTAACATCAAGGTAACTACAACATGTCCACACATGATGGTGCTATCTTAATGTTAACAAGTGTGACCTTGCCTTTGTGGGGTGTCAGTTAGGGTCAAAAGCACAAATTCATTTCGTAAACAGCAAGGGTTTTTGGGAACAATATCAAAAAGGAAACCAAATTTCGACTTGTGACATTGTTTTACGATTTTCCTCCGTTGACTATTTCCCACCTGAAACTTCGGTGATTGAGCACGTGATTCGGGATATTTTACTTCGTATATATGGGGGCCCGACGAGTTTTGAGCTAGGGTACTTTTCGATGGCTGTATTTTTACTATTTGGTAATATTTGTATTATACTATTGTTTAAATATAGCAATAAATATATTGACTGTGACCCcgctttatttacaaaaataacctTACAACATTACCAATTACCAACAACCTTCAATTTCCTCGTTCCCATTACGAAAACTGGATtctattttttacatttttttaaataaaattcacgtaaatgtcaaatttgacaagtgacaCTTGAAGTTACGCCGcatgttttaaaaacaatgcACAGCCGCCTTCTATCACTTTTTGATCGTATTGTACAAGCACCCACCAAAAATTActaatttcttttataattcgttaaaaaataaacaagttaGCAGACACAATGCAGCCttgctttttaaattaaaaatacaactaggttgatttgcaaatttttgttGACCTACAAAGTTTTCGGGATGATAAAACTgccttttataaaaataattaatatgcaTTTTTCATTCTTATCTATCAAAACGCACATTCTTTGTACTATTCTAGTATTCTACATTA of Tenebrio molitor chromosome 6, icTenMoli1.1, whole genome shotgun sequence contains these proteins:
- the LOC138132478 gene encoding fatty acid hydroxylase domain-containing protein 2-like isoform X2, yielding MLGEYEDESSSSGGEITPTRKSASVGTVQSGAQQNLSILSSLRSVLIVISSALICFAAARNSITWHCQRFWGASGDFWQAQWDKFLDTVGEDPFNLWVYGTTVLSLGVYWLFGGIYTLLDVTNKPAALRRYKIQPGTNEPVDNKKLFNVLWCVFFNQIIVGLPSTFIMYWAMSWRGFPALRELPTFHWVLYELAVHILVEEAAFYYSHRLLHNRHLYKIIHKQHHEWTAPIAVTAIYCHPIEHLFSNLLPPFLGVFIMGSHVATAWLWFTLALLSTLNAHSGYHLPFFPSPEAHDFHHLKFNNCFGVLGVLDRLHGTDTNFRSSRAYPRHIMMLSFIPPREAFPEPNPCKHKLGKQ
- the LOC138132478 gene encoding fatty acid hydroxylase domain-containing protein 2-like isoform X1: MYGKSASKRNKKRKLWKTKQLKMLGEYEDESSSSGGEITPTRKSASVGTVQSGAQQNLSILSSLRSVLIVISSALICFAAARNSITWHCQRFWGASGDFWQAQWDKFLDTVGEDPFNLWVYGTTVLSLGVYWLFGGIYTLLDVTNKPAALRRYKIQPGTNEPVDNKKLFNVLWCVFFNQIIVGLPSTFIMYWAMSWRGFPALRELPTFHWVLYELAVHILVEEAAFYYSHRLLHNRHLYKIIHKQHHEWTAPIAVTAIYCHPIEHLFSNLLPPFLGVFIMGSHVATAWLWFTLALLSTLNAHSGYHLPFFPSPEAHDFHHLKFNNCFGVLGVLDRLHGTDTNFRSSRAYPRHIMMLSFIPPREAFPEPNPCKHKLGKQ